A stretch of the Lactuca sativa cultivar Salinas chromosome 9, Lsat_Salinas_v11, whole genome shotgun sequence genome encodes the following:
- the LOC111901634 gene encoding uncharacterized protein LOC111901634: MPPKPETKPDENPPPQDHLQALLHLTTATNTRLDVLTTNMTNLVFQAENYFTYYNIPPNQRLALAVFYFTGDALSWYTHMSTNHLLGTWPEFTQALETRFGPSTYENHRATLFKLRQTSTVAAYQSEFEKTSNCVVGLPTEALRDCFISGLREDIQSEIAIQNPLNLHQTYGLAKLIEEKFSKSRPRPTYTPRSLTYNNTQQITPISTTNQITTQPPLLSTPPKPKPTIPFTRLSPEALQKRRVEGLCFRCPEKFRLGHICNPPQFFLIADNEDTSDATQLTMDVETTTNDTITDTITDQTPHFLSLSEAAFFGLQSPRTLRVTGHINGHPVTTLIDCGSTYNIIQPRLVSLLKTTPATITPFPVMVGNGQHLECNSFFPNVPLELNKTTFSVPLFVLPVEGADVILGVTWLSTLGPLVADFSIPQLSFTINNHPCILRGEPLTSPVSPSSLHTLIRKNSVASFHTLICHHQPPATIHPNRQPHPNTTIEALLHQYQKLFDPPHELPPTRQHDHHIPLFPNTKPINVKPYRYPHYQKEIMTNLISDMLDSGVIQPSQSPYSSPILLVQKKDGTWRFCVDIGHSMQSQSGYHQIRVSPADIHKTAFRTIDGHYEFRVMPFGLTNAPSTFQAAMNDLFRVVLRKFVLVFFDDILVYSPSMDKHCEHLQFVFHTLLTNKYHAKESKCVFCHH, encoded by the exons ATGCCTCCTAAGCCAGAAACTAAACCCGATGAAAACCCTCCACCTCAAGATCATCTTCAAGCTTTACTCCACCTAACCACCGCCACTAATACCCGCCTGGATGTCCTCACAACGAACATGACAAACCTT GTCTTCCAAGCAGAAAACTATTTCACATACTACAACATCCCACCAAATCAACGCCTTGCTCTTGCTGTCTTCTATTTCACAGGTGATGCACTTAGTTGGTACACGCATATGTCCACCAATCACCTCTTGGGCACCTGGCCTGAGTTCACCCAAGCACTTGAAACGCGTTTTGGACCCTCCACCTATGAAAATCATCGGGCAACACTTTTCAAACTCCGCCAAACATCTACAGTGGCTGCCTATCAATCTGAGTTCGAAAAAACTAGCAATTGTGTCGTTGGCTTACCAACTGAAGCTTTGCGAGACTGTTTTATCTCCGGACTCCGTGAGGACATACAGTCAGAAATTGCCATCCAAAACCCACTCAACCTCCACCAAACCTACGGACTCGCCAAGCTCATTGAAGAAAAATTCAGCAAGTCTCGCCCTCGCCCTACCTATACACCCCGATCCCTCACCTATAATAACACTCAACAAATAACACCCATCAGTACAACAAATCAGatcaccacccaaccaccacTCTTATCGACACCACCTAAACCCAAACCCACCATACCGTTCACTCGCCTTTCACCGGAAGCCCTCCAAAAAAGACGCGTTGAAGGCCTCTGCTTCCGTTGCCCGGAGAAATTCCGACTGGGACACATTTGCAATCCGCCCCAGTTCTTCCTAATAGCTGATAATGAGGACACATCAGATGCCACTCAACTCACCATGGATGTCGAGACCACAACGAACGACACCATCACAGATACGATCACAGACCAGACTCCACATTTCTTGTCTTTATCCGAGGCCGCCTTCTTTGGATTACAATCACCCAGAACACTTCGCGTTACTGGTCACATCAACGGACACCCGGTCACAACACTCATAGATTGTGGCAGCACCTACAATATTATACAGCCTCGCCTCGTATCCCTACTCAAAACCACACCAGCAACAATCACGCCCTTCCCTGTAATGGTCGGAAATGGCCAACACCTAGAGTGTAATAGCTTTTTCCCAAATGTGCCGCTAGAACTCAATAAGACTACCTTCTCAGTTCCTTTATTTGTCCTCCCTGTTGAAGGAGCAGACGTCATATTGGGTGTCACTTGGCTTAGTACATTGGGACCACTGGTCGCAGACTTCTCCATTCCCCAACTCTCATTCACCATCAACAATCACCCATGCATCCTACGTGGTGAACCTCTTACATCACCCGTGTCACCTAGCTCCCTACACACTCTGATTCGCAAAAATTCAGTTGCTTCATTTCATACTCTCATCTGTCACCATCAACCACCAGCAACCATTCATCCAAACCGACAACCACATCCTAACACCACCATCGAAGCCTTACTACACCAATACCAAAAACTCTTCGACCCACCTCACGAGTTGCCACCCACACGTCAACATGATCACCATATTCCATTATTCCCAAACACCAAACCTATTAACGTCAAACCATACCGTTACCCACATTACCAAAAAGAAATTATGACCAACCTCATATCTGACATGCTTGATAGTGGCGTAATTCAACCAAGCCAAAGCCCATACTCTTCACCAATCCTACTAGTTCAAAAAAAAGATGGAACATGGCGTTTCTGTGTCGATATCGGGCACTCAATGCAGTCACA gtccggCTACCATCAAATCCGTGTCTCTCCAGCAGATATACACAAAACGGCATTTCGCACAATTGACGGTCACTATGAATTTCGCGTTATGCCATTCGGCCTAACAAACGCCCCATCAACATTTCAAGCAGCCATGAATGATCTCTTTCGTGTCGTCTTACGTAAGTTTGTCCTAGTTTTTTTcgatgacatattggtgtatAGCCCTTCCATGGATAAACACTGTGAACATCTACAGTTTGTCTTTCATACACTGTTGACCAACAAGTACCACGCCAAAGAATCCAAATGTGTGTTTTGCCACCATTGA